The segment ATAATCTGTTGACGTTCTTTTTCCTGAGCCTTGCTGACCTTGCCCTTCATCAGCTTAATTTTGTTTTCTAATTCCCTCTGCTTCCCTAACCCAAAGGAACAACGATCAGCGATCGCAACCCGAAACACATTCTTTTCAGCTTCTAAAATCCTCTCCCTGAGTGCCTTTCGCTCCTCTGCATGAGCCTCAAAGTACTGATGCTGCAAATCTATTAAGGGTTGAATAGCTGCTTGTACAGGAGTCACGTTCAGCATTGTTTGCTGGTTTTTGGTGGGGTCAGGAATTAACTGCTCACCTTGAATAGTAGAAATGAGCGAATCCCCACACATCAGTTTGTAATCAAGGTTAGGCAGTGGTTCCACATCATCAATATCAGGAATATCCACTACCAGCGATAACCACATTCGCAGCTTGGCAATTTCAACAGCTTCAGGCTTAATGTCCACACCGTAGAGATTATTAGCAATAATGTCCCGTTTCCATTGACTGATAGTGAGACTACCCCGTTCTACAGTCATGCCCTCCCGATGAGCGATCGCTTGTTTGACTGACAAAATTACTTGCATCATTCCTATGGGGAAAGCGCCAGAACCCACAGCCGGGTCACAGACTGTCACGGATAAGAGAGCTTTTTTAAGCTTTTTCGCCTGTTCTTTAGTTAGCAGTTGGTTAATATCCTGCCCAGGTAGTTCAGAGTCATATTCTGTAAGCTTCTTGACTGCCTCCGAGTCCATACCTGTTTGTTCTGCTAGGTAACGACTCAGGGATTCCACACACATGAACTGGACTATTGAGCGTGGCGTGTAGAAAGTACCGCTTTGTCCCCGTTCCTCAGATGCCAACATATTCTCGAACACCTTACCCAGCATCTCAGGGTCAACGGCTGCATCCTCATCACCCTGAATGTTTTCTGATACGGTAAAGTTATAGCTGTTAAAGAACCTGAGAATACCTTTGTCGCCACTGGGGTCAAAAAGTGAGTTAGGTAATTCGATTTGAGGGGGTGTTTCCACGCCAGCTGCATCAATCACACCTGAACCATAATCCCGGTCAAACAATCCGCCATTGAGATAAGGAATTTTACCCCAAGGGGAATCCATATTTGGGCGCTGTTTGTTGAGCATTTCAAAAAACAGAGGCTCTAGAACCTGATTATAAAAATCTGTGTCCTCTAGGTCTGAGTGTAGTTTGTTGTATTGATTCTTGAGAAAATTGCGATCGCTCCCCAAAAACTCCTTTTTCTGTAAAAAGTAGAGAAACATAACTCGTCCCAGGAGTCTTTGAGAGAACTGGTGCAGGCGATTGGGGTCACTGAAGTAAGAATGCTGGTTATTAGCTTTGATAACCCGTTGCAACTCCTCAAAGATTTCTCGATAACCCCGATAGAACTCTTTAGTCAGCTTCTCTACATCAAATGCTTCACACTGGACTTTATACAGTTCTTGCGGAGATAGATTACGAGCAGCGATCGCATCTAATCTGTCTCTGTCGTAGTTGGTGGGATTAGCCCTGTCAATCAGTAACTTGCGGATGCTGACTTTTAAATTTAGGTCAGCATCAAAACTTTTACGGGGATTGACCAACATTAATTGGTCATAGTTTTTTGTACCCAACAGGAGAAAATTAGAGGGTCGTCTACAAAGACTTTGAGCCAGCGATCGCATCCGATTACTTGCAGCACTGCTATTGAGCCATTCTTCCTCTTGAAGCTGAAATAGCAATATTTGCAGGGACTCATTACCTTTTTGATGATCGGCAATCATGTATGCATCCCAAATTGCCTCAGCGCTCCGAGCAGGTAGCTCCAAATCACTAACAGCTAATTGTTGAGCAGAAGCATTGTAGCCAATTTTTTGAAATAAAGATGCTACCTTCTGTGGGCTATCTATTTGCCTGACATCATCTAATTGTAGTAATCGCTGCGCCATTCCGGTATTCCATTCACTCAAAATTTTTTTATTTAAAACCCTTGCGGTGTATCGACCTTAATTAATCTGAAGAAAGCACATTAAATCTGCGAATGTCCTATAAAATTGCGACACCAAACAGCCCGTCGCAACTATCGCCACATTAAAATTAAGCAAGCAATACTACTTACCTAAACAAACCTGCTTACTTTTTAGTCAAAACTAATTTGATTGATATTTGGTTAACAGTTTTTGCCCCTGATCACCCATCTCTTCTAGAAGTTTTTCAACCCTCTGCATAGCCATCGGTGATAACTTAGAGCGTTTATTTTCCCAACGATTAACTGTGGAATAAGTAACGCCCAAATGTGTTGCAAATTGTTCTTGGGTTAAACCCGTTACAGTGCGAAGTTCATGTATGAGCCGTCCCAGTTCTGGTTGTTCGATTACCAAAGGTTTTTTGATAGTCATTAGCTCAAAACCCACTTCTTAAGTAGCAAATAATGTATTATTCGCTATATCTTAGTGAGGCTCATGATAGATTGTAACCCGCTAATACACTGTTATTTATTTACTGCAACTTTAATGTTTCTATGTAATAAACGCAACTTCTACTTAAGTATGATTGTTCAGAACTGATTTAATACTAATTTTGTAGAATTGCTCCCAAAGTACCACTGACAGCACGTAAATAGTCAGATGGCGATAGCAGAAGCAGTATCCCTCGCATCCCACCAGAAACAGTGATCTGCTCGAATAAGATTGCTGTTTCATCAAGGTAAACTGGATAGTCTTTTTTACTGGCTAAAGCTGTTACACCCCCACGGATATATCCTGTTAGTTGCTGCACTTCCTTCAGAGCAACTGTCTCAACCTTGCGGTTTCCTGAAATCCGCGCTAAGGCTTTTAAGTCTAACTGAGCATTTCCCGGCACAACAGCGAAACAGATACCTGTTGTGTCGCCTCTGACTACTAGAGTCTTAAAAACTTGCTCTGGCGGAAGACTAACTTTGTGTGCTGTACTCTCAGCAGCGAGATCGGCGGGATCTACTTCATAAGTGAGAATTTGGTAGGGAATACCTAGTTTATCAAGTAGCCGAGCAGCATTAGTTTTCATTCAAGTCCACAAAAGATATCATTGCTCAAGCTCCCAATCTTGAATCACCAGCCGACTAACGCGACTAAATTCTCTTGTGTTGTGCGTGACTAATGTTAAGTTATTCACAACTGCGATTGCTGCTATCTGTAAGTCATAAGGCCCAATTGGTGTACCAAGCGCCCCTAACTCTACCCGAATTGTGCCAAAAAGCCGAGCCGCCCGATCATCAAAAGGCAAAGATACAAAATTATTTAAGAATGCTTCTAGGACTTACGCATTGACAAAAAGAATCATCTATGAAGTCTAGATAATGCCATCACTGCTAAGGTTTGCAAAAATATGCTCACGTACAACTAACGTAAACATATTCCGTTGTACTTCGTACCAATTGCTAATTATTTTTTCAGACCGCATAAACTCCAATCTAATAAAAGCTTGAAGTGAACAAAATATGTGAGTCTTGATTGCATAGGTATCCCTAACCATGAACCGACAAATTCCACATACTTGTTTTATGGCTCGATGAAAGGTTTCAATTCCCCAATGGGTATCATGAATTGTGATAAATTCATTTCTAGTTATATCCTTGATTCTTTCCTCATCTGGAACATACAAAATATAGTGCGGAGCCGGAGACGCTCCGCCTCCGGTCTAGAGTCTTCTTTCTTGAAGTCTTTCCTAAACAACTTTATAAATCCAAATTCTTTCAGATGAGTTCTTAATCCTGACTCTGGAATCACCAGAGTACTTACCTGGCAATACTTATGTGGCTCATTTGAGACAGTTCTGTTTTTTTCAATCCCGAATAGAAAACCCAATTTCTGGTTTTTTAGAAATTTTAAATTTTCTACTCCTGAATACCAACTATCTCCTGTTATTATTCTTGGTTTGACTCCCCAGCTTATTATTTCACTCACCATTTCTCTAAAATAATCGTTTTTTGTTTTCCCCTCCTTTTTGTCATATATTCTGTAGTTTATTGGTACTGAGTTACCATTAATATCGCTGTAATATAAAGTGATTAAATTTAAACCAATAATAGTTTTATGGGCTTTTCCTGACCAAAAATAACTGATTAATTCGGCATTTTTTGGGTCGCTGTAAATCTTTTCTATTACTGTATCGTCTACACTTAATATCCCTCCTACCAAATTAATGATTTT is part of the Nostoc cf. commune SO-36 genome and harbors:
- a CDS encoding Eco57I restriction-modification methylase domain-containing protein, whose product is MAQRLLQLDDVRQIDSPQKVASLFQKIGYNASAQQLAVSDLELPARSAEAIWDAYMIADHQKGNESLQILLFQLQEEEWLNSSAASNRMRSLAQSLCRRPSNFLLLGTKNYDQLMLVNPRKSFDADLNLKVSIRKLLIDRANPTNYDRDRLDAIAARNLSPQELYKVQCEAFDVEKLTKEFYRGYREIFEELQRVIKANNQHSYFSDPNRLHQFSQRLLGRVMFLYFLQKKEFLGSDRNFLKNQYNKLHSDLEDTDFYNQVLEPLFFEMLNKQRPNMDSPWGKIPYLNGGLFDRDYGSGVIDAAGVETPPQIELPNSLFDPSGDKGILRFFNSYNFTVSENIQGDEDAAVDPEMLGKVFENMLASEERGQSGTFYTPRSIVQFMCVESLSRYLAEQTGMDSEAVKKLTEYDSELPGQDINQLLTKEQAKKLKKALLSVTVCDPAVGSGAFPIGMMQVILSVKQAIAHREGMTVERGSLTISQWKRDIIANNLYGVDIKPEAVEIAKLRMWLSLVVDIPDIDDVEPLPNLDYKLMCGDSLISTIQGEQLIPDPTKNQQTMLNVTPVQAAIQPLIDLQHQYFEAHAEERKALRERILEAEKNVFRVAIADRCSFGLGKQRELENKIKLMKGKVSKAQEKERQQIIDKLVELDKFAAEVERGMRSLNFFQWHLHFNEVFQQQGGFDIVIGNPPYVRQEQIKELKPALQAEYECYTGVCDLFVYFYERGFRLLKSGGHLSYITSNKYFRAGYGEKLRQFLGEKSQVQVLIDFGDAPVFEAIAYPSIILVSKGKPNNHQARVLNWEVGKSVDEFTSVFKNQSFYMPQKELGADGWRLESPAVLRLLDKLRSAGIPLGEYVNRRFYYGIKTGLNEAFVVDRATRDRLIAEHETSAEVLKPFLRGRDVKRWCVDFAEQYLIKIESSENKKHPWSDKPEKEAEKIFCKTYPAIYAFLNYFRERLINRDDQGKYFWELRSCKYWQEFEQPKVILGRFMNKATFAFDKQGFFHNDALYMISGIDEFVVAVLNSSSSWWFISQICTDLQNGYLQAFRDNLFQIPIPNVSKDEGEIIVSLVKKILEYKGQGVENWEAEIDDMVAHLYGLTAEEMKIIRGSKYE
- a CDS encoding helix-turn-helix domain-containing protein, which gives rise to MTIKKPLVIEQPELGRLIHELRTVTGLTQEQFATHLGVTYSTVNRWENKRSKLSPMAMQRVEKLLEEMGDQGQKLLTKYQSN
- the ybaK gene encoding Cys-tRNA(Pro) deacylase yields the protein MKTNAARLLDKLGIPYQILTYEVDPADLAAESTAHKVSLPPEQVFKTLVVRGDTTGICFAVVPGNAQLDLKALARISGNRKVETVALKEVQQLTGYIRGGVTALASKKDYPVYLDETAILFEQITVSGGMRGILLLLSPSDYLRAVSGTLGAILQN